The genome window CTCTGCCAACGCTTTGAAGACCCAGATTTGGACAGCACTGATCGCCATGCTGATTCTGAAATATCTTCAATTACGAGCCACCTTCGCCTGGTCCATTTCCAACCTCGTGGCGCTCCTCAGGATGAACCTCTTTACCTATCGTGATCTTTGGAGGTGGCTGAACGAGCCGTGGGGAACACCTCCCCTCGGCCTAGACCACGAACAGCTGGCTTTCGCGTTTTCATAATCGGGACAGCATCCATGTCGAAAGTACAACCTGGTTTCCAAATCCGCCAAATCTGCTCTAAAATCCCAATGTTTTCAGGGGGTGGAGTTTGAATCCCCGGCTAATTTGGACAGCAGTGACTGAATGTATTTATGTCCCTTCCAGTAATCATCCGCCACGATGTGCAGGGCCACATTTCCATTCAATATCCTGAGTTCACAACAGTGGACCTGTACCTTCTTTTCGGCTTGCTCGGAGAGTTCATTGGAAAGATTCATGCAAACATCCCTTAATTCATTGGCGGATCGAGGAATGTTCGTCCCGGCCTTGTAAACGGAAATGGTGAAACGGGGATCCGGGCTATAATAGTAGTCCATGTTTCCACCCTCCAGCATTGACTTCAGCTGGGCTGAGATGCGGTCGGGCCATGCGGTCAGGCCTTCGGTCTTTTTTGCTGCCTGCAGCGCCGCTTCGACCACCTCGGGTTTTCCGCGGACATCCTCGTTGCTGAGTGAGACCCAACCATTAGGGATGTTCATGGTGTAGCCGAGTTCGCTTCGATGGGTTTCAGCGGCAGCCGTCTGAGCGCACAAAAACAATGGAAGCAAAATCATCCCGAGAATCAGCTTTTTCATCGGATGCCTCCTTATCTGTTATCTCTCTTCTTGGATTCATCGTATATCAGGCCCCCGAGAGCCCCGGCGGCCGCTCCTATAGCGGCCCCCCCGCCTACGCTTCCACCGGAGATAATAGAGATGACCGCTCCGGAACCGGCCCCAATGGCGCCGCCGCTGAGCAGCCTCTGCTCCCTCGTCGTCATGCCTGAGCATCCAGCCAGTAGGACGATCAACATGCCTGCCACAAAAAATGTTCGGTATCTCATTTGGTTGTTCCCCCTTTCTTCAGATGTCACTCCCAGTGTCCATCAGCAAATAAGGATTTTTCCAGTCACACAAACGAGATGGAGATAAACCCAAATCCCGAATTTTGTTCTGGGACAAAGTTTCCCAAGTTTTCTCCGTGTTACAGGGCAAATTTAGCATTTTTCGAACTAATCCATCCTTGTGAAGGTAAAATGACTGCGTTAATTTTGATTTATTTAATTTGATTTAAGTGGCTATTCTGCCCCTGGCAATGGTGAATAAATTCGCTCTTAAAATGCGTTCTTAGGTTGTATCAATACATTACGATTTCCAGACTAACGTTCTTTTAATTTAACATATTTTAAAGATAAAATCAAATAACTAGTTCATCCCACCGCACGAGGCGAGGGCAACAAGCCGGGCTGCTCTGCGCGTCTAGGCTTTGATTATTTCCATGAGTTTCAGCCCGTTGTAAAAAAGAGCGACTGCCAAGGCTCCCAGTGCCATTCCAAGGAAGCGCATGATGTAAAGGTATGCTTTGCCGGTCAGGAAGGATTTTGATTTTCCAGTCAACACAGCCAACAGGATCTTTGATCCCAGGAGAAAAACATAAAAACTGACAATGAAGGCTAACAGTGCGATGATGTTTTTCTGCATCGCTGCGACCATGGTCGGGGCGCCGACGCTGAACCAGAACAAATACGGATGAGGGTTTAAAGCGTTCGCCAAAATCCCTTTGGTGAATGAATTCGTCTCTGAATCTCTGGAATCAAGATCAATTCCCTTTATGCGAATGCTTTCATAGGCCATGGTTAAAATAAACAGACCGCCCGCGATGGAAATCAAACCTAAAATAGTGTGAAAATCATTTAATTTTGATAAGAAAAAAAGCGTCAAGATAATGATTGGAAAATCCGTTAAGATCGGTGCTAGCGCTACTTTAATACCGGATTTGATATCATGTCGAAGTGTTTCTGTAATAACAAGAGTCAAAAGCGGTCCTGGTGCGAAACCCGCAGACAAACCCAATAATGTCCCAAATGTCAAAAAATAAAGCATATAATATTTTAGCGTGTTTGAAAAACCGGCGGTGCAGCAGGTTAAATGCGGTGCCTCAGAATTTCGCTCTTGATCAGCACCGTGAAGAAGCGGCTGTCTCTGAAGACGAAGACGTTGTGATCATCTAAATCCTTTTGTCTGATTGTTTTCAATAAATCATTCGCATAAGGTTTCTGACCGCGTTCGAAGTTTGTAATGACGACCCAGGAAACCTTCTTCAGGTCCTCCTTGAACTTTTCCCGTTCAGGAAAATCAATGGAGTTGCGGTTTGCGTACCAGCAGATCTGAGGCGTGTTAGGCCCCATGACGAGATCCGACGGTGTGCTGACGGCCTGCAAACGCTCCATCGCCTGGGTGAACACGGGGTAGCCGAGAGCAACGGTGGTTTTTATCGTGGGGATGGTTGCACGGTAATTCAAGATCAGCGTGAAAAGCAGGATTGCGCCGGCAAGGACGGTGAACAAGGCTCTCCTCGTCTGGGGTTGCCTGAAAAGAAAGGTAAGCCGATGCTGCGCCTCCCGAAGCCCAAGGGCCGCGGGGATGCTCATAAGAGGCAGCATGCCGGTTATGAGGCGCGGTTCTTTGTATCGGAAGGCGCTGAACCACAGGAGGAAAAAAAGGATTGTGACGACGGCATGCAGTCCCAGTCCGCTCTTTTCGCGGTAGATGCAGAGGAGACCTGGAATGGTCAGTAAAAGGATGGGCCATGAAAGCATCTCGGGCAGACAGGCTGGATAAAACCACCACGGCATAGTCGTCCCAGGCAGGTATGCGCTCAGTTGCCCCGAGGCGATCTGAAATCCTACAAGGGCGTTACCGAAAGTGAACTGCTGGCGCAGGAGCCAGGGTAGGAGGAGGACTATGCCGGCAAAGGGGCTGATAAAGAAATGCCGGTTCAGGATGTGCTCCCGGCCGGCCTTTACAGGCGACAGCCATGCCAGGATGAGGAAGATGATCACCAGGGGGCCGAACAGCAGGGCCGTGTAGCGTGTGAGGAGGGCCAAGGCGAAGCAGATCCAGCTTGCATAGAGATAAGTTGCCTTCCTGTGGAGCCCGAGGTAAAAGAAAAGGACTGCTCCTGAAAAAAAAAGCAGAAACGGGACTTCCGAAAGGAAATAGGACGTGTGTTGCCAGAATGCCGGCATCATGCCGAGGAACGCTGCGGCGGCAAGGGCGGTCATCCGATTCGATGCTGCAGATGTGACGAGGTAGACAATGAAGAGCGCGCCCAGTGCAAAGAGGAGGATGGCGACCTTGAGGATGTGATCTGCTGGATTTCCTGCCAGAAGCGCCGCGGCGGCCCCCGCCAGGGGAAGGACCGGAGGACGGAGAGGGTTGGGTTGCCCGCAGATCGAAAAGCCTTCCCCGTTCAGCACAGATCTGCTGATGGAGGCGTATTCGGCCTCATCCCACATAAACATGCCATGGGAATCCAGGGAGGCTGAATAAAGCCCCCCAAAAAGGAGGGCCAGCAGGATGACCGGGCCGTGCTTTTTAAGAAAAGGGGACATTTTCTGTGGATCGAGGTCCTTTTTGGCCGAATTTTTTCCCTACGATGATTTCCCGCAGGAGCATGCGTCCCAGGCTCAGAAGCAGCGTTGACGTGTTGGCGCTCTCCTTGTGCACTCCTTTGATCCTGAGTTGCTCTGCGGTCCCGAATTCCTTGATTCGCATGCCGAGTTTGGCAGCCCGGATCGTGCTTTGTAGCTCAATTTCGTGCCATTCCGCGTCAAGTTTCAACCGTATCAGGGATGTGACCTTGAATCCCCTCAGGCCGTTGATGCAGTCACGCACGCCCGTTTGCCATAAAACTCTTACTATGAGGCTGCCCAGGATGCCGGCCGTTTTCCTCAAAAGGAAAGGATCGTCGCTGTCATCGGTTTTTGAACCCGGAAGGAGATAGCGGCCTGCGATGACGAGATCGTTTCCCTCTCTCAAGTATTCCAGTATCCGTGGGAGATCTGCGGGGTTTTCGTTCCCGTCGGTGCTGAAAAAGACGGCATATTCGGTTTTGAGCAATCGCTCGGCCAGGGTGAAGGCATTGCCGCGCCCGGCCTTCGACTGGATGACGCAGGGGATGCCCCACTCCCGGTAAAGTTCCAGCGTCCCATCCGTGGATCCCGCGTCGATCGCCAGCACCTGCTCAAAGACTTCAAACGGAATGTTTTTCAGGAGGCTGGCAAGGTTGTCCCGTTCGTTGTAGGAGAGGAGAACGAGTGTCGCTGTGCGATCTTGTGCCAAGGAGGCTCCCTGATTTCATGCATGCCTGAGAAGAGGATCCAAGAAATCACAACACAAACGGCATAGGTTCATATACCGCAAAGACCTGGCAGACAAGCTGTATTTCCAGTTTGGATTCGCCTCCCTCGGAAATGGCTTCGGAACGGGATGGGTCGTCAGGACCAGGGTCTGTTCTTTCCCTCCTGGCTTTTTCGTCCGAAAACCCTGCAATCCGGCAAAACGATGACTTTTCACCAGGTCCTAAAAGGAAATCAAGCGATTCTAACATTTTTTTGATGGAGGTGTGGTTGTTTCATCAGTTTCGACTGGTTCACTGGATTTATTTTCTGTCTTACGCTGCTGTTTTTCTTCTTTCCTTTTTTTCCTGGTCAATTCTTTCTGACGTTTCTTGAATGCGTAATTGGATTTTGCCATGGTTTTTTCATTTCTGTTTTTTAGGTTATAAAATCGCTGATAACAGGGAAGGGCTTCAGCGCAGATATTGTTGGGTTGGTGGGGTGGTCATCGGGTAGGAGGCGGGGTTACCCCTGCCGGGCGCACACAAAAAAAGGCACCCCCACTAACGGGGCATGCCTTTAGCTGATTCGAAAAAGCTTATACAGCGGTCACATTGACTGCGCTTGGTCCTTTTGCTCCCTGCTCAATGTCAAAGGTAACGCGTGCACCTTCGCTGAGGGATTTAAACCCGCTCGCATTGATTGCGCTGTGATGCACAAACACATCCGGGCCGTTTTCCTGCTCGATGAATCCAAACCCTTTTTGGTCGTTAAACCATTTAACGGTTCCATTTGCCATGGTATCATCCTCCTTTCGAAAAATTTCAACGTTACAAACTGAAGGATGATAGCCTTTAACAAACTGATAATCCTGCAGAAAGAAACTCTCCCGCCAATTTGCGGTGGGATTCAATTGATGATATAGATTAATAAGCTTTCTACAAAATAGCAAGGAAAAATACACGTGTGCCAATATTCTGGTTCATCCGGATTTTGGGTTTATCCGGTTTTCGCGTACTGGAGAGCTGGCAACTCCGGTCGCCCTCCGGGCTCTCTTCGTTGCCAGCTCTCCTGGAAACCCTCCCCCGCCCATTCGGGGTCGTCCAGAAAGAGGTCGAGGATGACGTTCGAGTCGACAAGCACGGCCTTCACTCGTCCGACCTCGTCAGTGACATGATCTCATCGGTGGTCATCCTGACGGTCGCTGCGCCGCGCAATGTCCTGAATTTCCGGGTGCAGGGCCTGCTCCCTTGCTTTTTCACGAGGTAAACGCGGCCGCCTTCCTCAACGAAATCGACTTCGGTGGACGGCGTTATGCCCAGTTTGTCGCGGATGTGCTCCGGGATGGTCACCTGGCCTTTGGTGGTGACTCTCATGGTTGTGCCTCTGGTGGATGGTATTACTGTTCGTAGTAATACCCTTCGCAGCGAATGGCAACGCCCTAGCAAACGCTAATGGATGCCCTTTAGGCTGAATCACGCTCGTCTTCAGGCATATTAATCTTTGCCTCGACGGCCGATTGAGGTTAAAAGAGAGAAAGTTCAGCCAGTGGAAGAAGCCCCTGCCTGCCGTTTTGGGGGATCGTTGCCGCGGGCCGGAAGGGACAATGGAATGCAAGGAGAGAGAGCTTGGCAGTGAATCAGTGCATAGAGGGGTTGGCCCTTTCGCCGGGGATCGGCATGGGGCCGGTGTTCCGGCTTCGGCATCTGATGTTCGAGGTCAGCGGCCGGAAACTCGAACCGGAAGAGGCGGCCTTGGAACTCGGGCGCCTCGAGGCCGCCTGCCGGGAGGTCGCGGCGGTGCTTCATGGGATGGAAGACAGTGCTGCAAGGGAGGCGCTCCTGGCCATGCTGGAGAGCCCGCTTTTCCACGGGAGCATCACGGACCGGATCCAATCCGGCCGGACGGCGGCGGACGCCGTCGTGCAGACTGTAAACGACCTCGCGGTCATCTTCGGCGAACTTCCGGATCCCGTCCTGCGCGCCAGGGCAGGGCAGGCCGAGGAGGTCGGCAGGCATCTTTTCCGGCAACTGCACGGTCTTCCGATCCCCCTTTTCCGATCCGGCTCGCCGGTGGTCATCGTGACCGACGAGATGAGCGCTTTCGACGCCACTCGTCTCCAGCCGGGCCTCGTGGCGGGGATCGTCTGCGAACGGGGCGGCGTCACAAGCCATCTGGCCATTATCATCAAGCAGATCGGCATACCGGCCGTCTCCGGCATCCACGGCGCCCTCGGGCGCTTTGAGGACGGGGAGCTCTGCATCTGCGACGGCGAGAAGGGTGTGGTCCTGGCCGCCCCGGACGAAAACGCCCTCCAGGCTGTGCGGGACCGTCTTGCCGGGATCTCTGCGGACCGGGCCGGCCTCGCGGCCTTGGCCGCCCGCCGCACCGCCACCCGCGACGGCAAACCGATCGGGCTATGGGGCAACATCGCCGGCCCGGCCGACATCCAGGCCATTCTCGACGCAGGGGGAACCGGGGTCGGCATGTTCCGCACCGAGTTCGTCTTCGTGGGGGACGAGGCGCCCTCGGAGGAGCGGCAGGCCTACATCTACGAGGACATCCTGAGCCGCGTGCCCGGCCCCGTGGTGATGCGGACGCTCGAGGCGGGCGGCGACAAGACCATCCCCTACCTTGCCGGGGAGGCGGAAGAAAACCCCAACCTGGGCTGGCAGGGCCTGCGCATGTGCCTGGACATCCCGGACCTCTTCCTCACTCAGCTGCGGGCTATGATCAGGGCGTCGCGCGCAGGAGAGCTGTGGATCATGTTCCCCTTCGTCTCGGCGCTCTGGGAACTGCGCGAATGCCGCAGACTGGTGGCGGAAGCCGATGCGGCGGTCCGCCGGGACGGGGTCCGGCCCGGGGACTACAAAGTCGGCATCATGGTGGAGGTGCCCTCGGCGGCCGTGATGGCGAAGGAGTACCTGCGGGATTTCGACTTCTGCTCCATCGGCACCAACGACCTGACCCAGTTCACCCTGGCGGCCGACCGCATGAACCCCAAGGTCGCGCGCTGGTACGACCCGTTCCACCCGGCGGTGCTGCGCCTCATCGCCCTGACGGCGCACGCTGCGGAGCGGGCCGGGAAACCCATTGGCATGGCCGGGGACATGGCCAGCAACCCTCTGGCCATCCCCGTGCTCATCGGGCTTGGTTTCAGCTCCCTTTCGGCCACGGCGCCGCGCATCCCGGAGGTGAAGAAAACGATCCTAACGGTTGACAGCGAGGAGGCCAGACACCTGGCCCGCTCTGTCCTCGCCCTGGAGGATGCCGATCAGGTGAAGGCCTGCCTGCGGGGGGAGGCCGTCAAAGGAGCCCGTGATGCTGCATCGAGCGGCGCAGATGCACCGCCCGCGCAGTCAAGATGAAGGAGGATGCGAGGTCAGCGATGGCTTTTTCAGCGCCGAGGCTAAGACGTCGGCGGGTCTGACGAACCTGGCGAAGAACGGGGCAAGAGTTCGAGCCAGAACACCTCGCTTTTTATTCGTCAACCGATATTTTTTCTTGCTGCTGCGGGGCTTACCAGGGCAGGGTGACGAGTGGCAACTATCCTGGCACAGGGGACCCATTTCGCAAGGTGTTTTTCTCCAGCTTCAAGATTCTTGAATTTATGGATATCGTTTTTATGATTTAGACTAGCAAAAGATTTCATGCATTTTGCGGGATAGGCGACAGGTTTTAGCAACGTGACCCTTTGCCGCTTCTCGCTCACTTCCGTCCCTTTGGTCTGCCGAGCGGCTATTTTCTCCTTTCGCGGAGGAACTTGAGAATCTTCGCAGGACCGACCTTCGGCAACCAGATGTGCTTGGGCCTTGTCATTAGCGTCCCGAACTCGCTGTTCACAAAGGTCAGCGAGAGGTGGTTGAGCCGGTTCAATTTGCAGACATACTCGTAATCTCCGCTGGAGTTGCTCCCGTTTCCATAGATGTTTGCGTAGACGTAGTATTTCACGCCTGGCTCCAGCGTGAAAGAAATCTGATCGTTCAGCTTCTTGCTGTAATTCTGCGTGTTCCCATTATCCGACGCCTCGAAGCTGCCGTCGATGTATTTGATGATTTTTTTGTGCGTGTCATCATAGATACCAATGTGGTACCCGATTTCAGCGTCATTGCTCCAGTTGTTTTCATGGCGGATATAGACGCTTCCCGTAACGTCGCCGGCGATGTTGAGGTAGGCCGTGGTCGACTCGGTTCCTTCGAAGGTAAAGGGATGGTACCATTCGACCCTCATGTCGATGCTGGAGCTGTCGTTCGTGTATTTGTTCTTTCCCTGTACATACAAGTAGAGACCCGAGTCGTACAGATTCTCGTCATGCCACCAGTTGACCGATCCGCTGCGGTCGTTGTGGTACCAGTTTCTCTTGAAGGCGGAGGGATCCATGATCACCTCCTTCCCGCCGATTCGGAACGGCGCCAGGAAATAACCATAGGAGATGGTGCCGTTCGAGGCTTCCTTGTAGTCCTCCGTATAGGTTTTTACGACGGCGTTGCCCAGTAGGTGTTTATCGTACTGGTCCCCTGTATGATACATGGCTTGGTAGGTTCCGGGGTCGAAGGGTTTTACCAGGTCGCCCTTGAGGAGGCTGTAGGTCGTGCCTTTCTTGAGGGTGCCGAGGTCGGGGTTGACCAACGTGCCCCAATAGTCGTATGGCCTGCTTGGCATCTCCACGTCCACCATGACCCCCGGCGTCCCGACCCACTCGTAATTAGGGGGATTGGTGGGACGAACAACGCCTATTTCCTTGATGTCGTGGATGAGGTTCTCCGTTCCGAAGACGCCTAATCTCAAACCGTAATGGTCTTCGCCCAGCGTCTGGATGATGAAGAACGTGGCTCTCGACAGGACGGCCTGAGCGTTCTCGGCCAGGAAATTTTTCTCCCAGTAGAGCCCGCAGTTGTTGGCGACCAGCTTCAGGACGTTTTGGAGAAAGCGGTCGGTCTGCTCCCGGATCATGGGCTGGAAGGTTCCCGTCAGGTAACTGGAGGCGGGTGTCTCCTCGTCCTGCCCGAATCCGTTCACGGGGGATGTGCCATTGGAACTGGACTGATAGTTCAAGGCCTCCACGACGATGTTGGCGCCCTTGAACTGGTAGAACAGCAGCACCGCGAAATACTGCTCCAGGGTCTGGTAATAACGCAGGAGATCCGTGGGGTTGATCGGTCCCTGGAGAAGGAAGCTCTTCGTCCAGAGGTCAAGGAGTCCATCGGTGTTTCCCACGTCTGGGATGATGGCATCGTGGATCTTCTGCACCTGCGACTCGATGTCCCAAGCCCCGTTGACGTTGTCCACGAATCTCTCTATGTCGGCCCGGGTGGTGGGATTGGAATCGGCGGACGTGCAGTTTGCGTACCACTTCAGCGTGTTCGTGTCCCCCCGGCTGTCCGAGTCTTCCGGCCCGTAATGGGTCTTGATCAAGGTGATGGCATCCTGCGCGCTCAGCCCTTCGATATAGGTTTCCACCTCGTTCGTGTCCAGGGCGAGGCGAGTCGCCAACTTCGTTAAGGCGGAGACGATTTCCTCCAGGGTGCTCAAGATTCCTCTGAGGTCCGTTTCCATATCACTGAGGCGACTGTCGATCCCATCGCCCCCGGTATTGAGCAGCCCCAGGATCCAGCCGGTGCCTTCGCCGCCGAGCTTCGAGAGGGCGCCCTTGAGCAGCGCTGCCATGAAGCCCTTGAAATACGACGAACCGACGGAATCCGGATCAAAGAAGCACCGGGTCCCGCCGGCCTCGAGTTCTCGGAGGAGCTGCTCGATGAAGGGTTCCATGCCCTGCATGGCCTCGGCTTCCTTCATGAAGGCGTAGTGGGAAAAATAGTAGCAGTACCACTCGCTGCTGTAGATGATATCGTCCAGATCGATGGTTTCGGGAATGGACAAAAACGCCCTCACAGCGTCCTTTGCCTCCCCATAAGGTACCTCCGGATGTTCGGCCAGGTAGGCGGCGAGCAGGCTCGTGATGGCATTGACCTTGTATTCCTTCCCGGGGTCGAACAGGTGGACGTACCGGGTCAGCTCATGCTCGAAGGGTCTGCCGAGCATTTCCCCCTTGGTAATGACCAGCGTGAACGATTCCGGCAGGGGCAAGGCGATCGAAAAAGAGCCGTTTTCACCCGTGGCGCCATCGATGTGATGGAGGAGAAAGCCGTGCCGATCGTACACCTCGATCGTGCCCCCGGAGACAGGGTCGTCCAGGAACGCGCTTCCTTCCAGCAGCCGCGCCTCCTGCATGTAGAGTTCATCCTTGACGTCGTCCAGCCAGCCCGCTGCCGCTGGGGATGAAGACAGGACCAGGTAAAGGATCATCGACAGGAGAACCACCAAACGACCAACATGAACCAGAAATCTTTTCTCGATCTGCATGTTCCGTCTCCCTCCGGATTCGGGCCCGGTGGCGAACCGCGCCACCGAAACGGTTTCACGATGTTGGATCCGCGCTCTTCTCGCTCCCGGTCTCACGGAGGAGCGTGCCGAGGCTGCAGTTGGTTGCGCGCTGAGGGGCACAGTGAACCTTTCAAGCCGCTGCCAAATGGCTGTTGAAAACGTCATCTGCTGCGTCTCTCTCGTCCCTCATCCCGGCTGCGTACTGACAATCCGTTCGTTCCGCAGGATTTTGAGGGCTTTTTGCACCCAGGCATCTTTCCCGGGCCTTCACCAAAAGGGCTTTTCAAT of Desulfatiglans anilini DSM 4660 contains these proteins:
- a CDS encoding ArnT family glycosyltransferase — encoded protein: MFMWDEAEYASISRSVLNGEGFSICGQPNPLRPPVLPLAGAAAALLAGNPADHILKVAILLFALGALFIVYLVTSAASNRMTALAAAAFLGMMPAFWQHTSYFLSEVPFLLFFSGAVLFFYLGLHRKATYLYASWICFALALLTRYTALLFGPLVIIFLILAWLSPVKAGREHILNRHFFISPFAGIVLLLPWLLRQQFTFGNALVGFQIASGQLSAYLPGTTMPWWFYPACLPEMLSWPILLLTIPGLLCIYREKSGLGLHAVVTILFFLLWFSAFRYKEPRLITGMLPLMSIPAALGLREAQHRLTFLFRQPQTRRALFTVLAGAILLFTLILNYRATIPTIKTTVALGYPVFTQAMERLQAVSTPSDLVMGPNTPQICWYANRNSIDFPEREKFKEDLKKVSWVVITNFERGQKPYANDLLKTIRQKDLDDHNVFVFRDSRFFTVLIKSEILRHRI
- a CDS encoding YMGG-like glycine zipper-containing protein; amino-acid sequence: MTTREQRLLSGGAIGAGSGAVISIISGGSVGGGAAIGAAAGALGGLIYDESKKRDNR
- the ptsP gene encoding phosphoenolpyruvate--protein phosphotransferase, with translation MNQCIEGLALSPGIGMGPVFRLRHLMFEVSGRKLEPEEAALELGRLEAACREVAAVLHGMEDSAAREALLAMLESPLFHGSITDRIQSGRTAADAVVQTVNDLAVIFGELPDPVLRARAGQAEEVGRHLFRQLHGLPIPLFRSGSPVVIVTDEMSAFDATRLQPGLVAGIVCERGGVTSHLAIIIKQIGIPAVSGIHGALGRFEDGELCICDGEKGVVLAAPDENALQAVRDRLAGISADRAGLAALAARRTATRDGKPIGLWGNIAGPADIQAILDAGGTGVGMFRTEFVFVGDEAPSEERQAYIYEDILSRVPGPVVMRTLEAGGDKTIPYLAGEAEENPNLGWQGLRMCLDIPDLFLTQLRAMIRASRAGELWIMFPFVSALWELRECRRLVAEADAAVRRDGVRPGDYKVGIMVEVPSAAVMAKEYLRDFDFCSIGTNDLTQFTLAADRMNPKVARWYDPFHPAVLRLIALTAHAAERAGKPIGMAGDMASNPLAIPVLIGLGFSSLSATAPRIPEVKKTILTVDSEEARHLARSVLALEDADQVKACLRGEAVKGARDAASSGADAPPAQSR
- a CDS encoding LysE family translocator, with product MLYFLTFGTLLGLSAGFAPGPLLTLVITETLRHDIKSGIKVALAPILTDFPIIILTLFFLSKLNDFHTILGLISIAGGLFILTMAYESIRIKGIDLDSRDSETNSFTKGILANALNPHPYLFWFSVGAPTMVAAMQKNIIALLAFIVSFYVFLLGSKILLAVLTGKSKSFLTGKAYLYIMRFLGMALGALAVALFYNGLKLMEIIKA
- a CDS encoding glycosyltransferase, translating into MAQDRTATLVLLSYNERDNLASLLKNIPFEVFEQVLAIDAGSTDGTLELYREWGIPCVIQSKAGRGNAFTLAERLLKTEYAVFFSTDGNENPADLPRILEYLREGNDLVIAGRYLLPGSKTDDSDDPFLLRKTAGILGSLIVRVLWQTGVRDCINGLRGFKVTSLIRLKLDAEWHEIELQSTIRAAKLGMRIKEFGTAEQLRIKGVHKESANTSTLLLSLGRMLLREIIVGKKFGQKGPRSTENVPFS
- a CDS encoding AbrB/MazE/SpoVT family DNA-binding domain-containing protein — translated: MRVTTKGQVTIPEHIRDKLGITPSTEVDFVEEGGRVYLVKKQGSRPCTRKFRTLRGAATVRMTTDEIMSLTRSDE
- a CDS encoding cold-shock protein, with protein sequence MANGTVKWFNDQKGFGFIEQENGPDVFVHHSAINASGFKSLSEGARVTFDIEQGAKGPSAVNVTAV